A stretch of DNA from Methanogenium sp. S4BF:
ATAATCATGCACTGACTGATCCGTGGTATGGGTTCCGGCCGGTATTCCCTGTTTCGAGTGGCGGCCTTCACCCCGGAAAAGTGCATGCAGAGCTCGAAACGCTCGGAACGGAGATCGTACTGCAGGCAGGGGGTGGCATCCACGGCCATCCGGACGGCACTGCAGCAGGTGCCCGTGCGATGCGTCAGGCGGTGGACGCGTTCCTTGAAGGGGTATCAGCAGCTGAATATGCAACCGATCACGTTGAACTTGAGCGTGCCCTGAATCTCTGGGGCACATCATAACCTTTTTTCAGGATTATTGATCGATGGGAATTTTATCCCCGACGACATACAGGATGGGATATGCTTTTCAATGTGCCCGTGCTGTAGCTTCCCCTGCATCAGGTATTGCGGCGCTGCGATAAGATGAGAATGTCAGGAGAGATATCATGGAAATTCCGTTTGTCAAATTAGAGGGTAATGGTAATGATTTTGTGCTTATCGATGAGATGGACGGGCCGGTAATCCCCGATGAAATGAAGGGAGAATTTGCCCGTTTATACTGCGACAGGCGCTTTGGCATCGGTGCGGATGGAGTTCTTTTTGTATCCCCCTCTGATTCCTGTGACGTACGGATGCGCCTTTTCCAGCCGGATACGAGTGAAGCTGAGATGTGTGGAAATGGCATTCGATGCCTCGCCAAATATGTATATGATTCTGAATACACGGGGGGAGAGTGCACGGTTGAAACACAGGCCGGGGTGATGCCGGTCACCATGTCTTACAGTGATGAGGGTGAATTTACCGCCACGATTGACATGGGTCCTGCAAAATTTATGTCAGCCGATATTCCTGCCGCAGGAGAGGGGGAATTCAGGATGGAGTATGATGGGTTTACCGTCTATGCTGCCAATACGGGTGTTCCGCATGCGGTTGTCTTTGTTGATGATGTGGAAGCGGTCAATGTCAATGAAGTGGCACCCGGTATCCGTTCAAACCCGGTGTTTCCCGAAGGTGCGAATGTAAACTTCGTCCAGTGCGACGGCGAAGACAGCATCACGATACGAACATTTGAACGTGGTGTTGAGGAAGAGACATATTCATGTGGCACCGGTTCAACAGCAGCCGCAGCCGTGGCGCACCATCTCGGAAAGATGCCGGCAACCGTCCATGTCCAGACACGGGGCGGACCTCTGACAATCGTGATGAATGAGACAATTACGATGGAAGGTCCGGCAGTAACGGTTTTTGAGGGAATTATTCCTCTCTGAACCCTTTCTCTTCAATAGCAAATGTTATTTTGGTCCCTTCGGGACGGGAGCGGTGTTTTTCGAGTATTGCATGACGTTTTGTGTCATTTCGTTCAAAACGAACAATAATCTTCGAGATATGGTGCATGTTAGTGCCGCCAAGGCCCCGGAGTCTGTCGGTGTTGATATCGGTAAAAACCTGATTTGTGACGATCACGGGTATATCATACCGGCGTGCATACCCGAGGAGCATGATAAGTTCACGCGCAAGGCGTTTCTGTGCCTCTCCTGAGGGGCCGTTTTCTGTCCGGTACAGTGCCGTTGCTGAATCAAGGACAATTAGGCCAATGTTAGCTCGGTCTGCGAGCAGACGTGCGCATTCTGCGATTGCATGATCCTGTCCGGTAAAGTCTGCGGGTTCAAACAGAATGAGGCGTTCGGCAAGGGACTCTGCATCATCCCCCGCAAGCTGGCAGAAGCGGTCAATGGAGAATCCTTCGGTATCGATGTAGATTACATCTTCTCCATTACGCAGGGTGGCAATCGCCGATGCCATTGCAGCAGTGCTCTTCCCTGCAGCCGGTTCACCGTAAAACTGGATGATGATGCATGTCTCAAGCCCGCCGCCGATGAGATTGTCAAGGCAGGGGATGCCCGTGCTCTTTTTTGTTAGTTTCACCATTATCTGTCTTCACCCCTCAGTTCTTTCCAGCGTTTCTCTTCGGCACGGCGTGTAACATCACGTAACGGCACCTTTGCGGCTTCTGCCGCCTGCCGTGCTATTTCAAACTCGGCCTTGCAGGACACAGGTTCTGTTCCAATCCAGCCGGTTTTAACGGGTATGGAAACCGTTTCGGAGCCCACCACAATTTCAACCGGCTCCATAGTGCGTGTGATGATACTCCGGTGGACAGACGGAATACACCGGACGCCGAGTGTGCCCAGTTCTTCAGACAGTATCCGGATGAGATTCCCTGCCAGTGCATGAGAACAGATAACCCGAATCAGAGTGCCGGGGCGTCCTTTCTTCATGATCAGAGGTATTGCAGATGCGTCCCGTGCACCGGCATCCATCAGCCGCCCGAGGGTATAGGCAATGACTTCTGCTGTTGTGTCATCCACATTTGTCTCAAGGATATCAATAGTGTCTGCTTCTCTTGTTTCTCGTTCGTTCTCTGGTTCGGGTTCACAGACTGAAGCCCGCAATACATTTGGCATGTGTGAAGGATTGCGTGTACCTGCTCCATATCCCACAGCTGTGACATGCACGGTGTCGGTGGTTATTTCATGGGTGCCTGCTGCCATGAATTCTGCAAGAAGTGCTGCCCCTGTTGGAGTGCAGAGTTCACGTTCTTCATTGGTATACCGGATGAGAAGGTGCCCTTTTCTGAGGATGGCAAGGGTGGCGGGGGCCGGGAGCGGGTAGATGCCATGGGCACTTTTTATTGTTCCCGTCCCGACTGCTACGGCTGTCGTCCTGACCGCATCGGGTGAGAGGGAGTGAAATGCTGTGCATGCACCAACAACATCTGCGATGGCATCGTCAGCGCCAACTTCGTGGAAATGGGTATGAGCACCGTGTATCTCTTCTTCCGCATCCCTGATGCGGGTAAATACCCTGACAGCCATCTCCTTCACTGAGTCAGGAGCATCGGTATCAGAAACAATGTCACATACCTCATGGAATGTCCGTGATGCAGGCCCCGCATGTGTCTCGATCTGAAGTGCCCGGATGCCGCATCTTTCCACCACGATATAGGTGGGAGGAGCGACGACCGATGCCATTGCACGGGTGACTGCATCCCTGTCAGCGCCGCATTCAAGCAGCGCACTTGTCACCATATCGCCTGCTGCGCCGGAAAATGGGTCAAAACAGAGCACTCTCATAGATACAGTACTTATACCCCGAGAGGGTATATGAAGGTAGGTGACCATTGGCCATGTTACTGAATGTTGAGAGTGCATATCCTGAGGACCGGGGTCTTGGGCGATGCCGACTGGACCCTGCAACGATGAACGCCCTCAGACTTGTCCCGGGGGATCTTGTCTGGCTTACCGGGTCACGCAGGACAGTGGCAAAAGTATGGAGGATGCTTGCTGATGACTGGGACCAGGGGAAAGTAAAGATAGATAACTTCACCCGTTCGAATGCCGGTGTAAGCAGCGGGGACAAAATTGAGGTGGAGAAGGTGGAGACAGAGACCGACGCTTCCCGCGTCATTCTCGCACCACCCGAAGATCTCTCTAATCAGCCCCCCATTAATTTCAACCAGGCGATGCTGCGACTGCTTGGCTATCCTGTTGCAAAAGGGGATACTGTCCCGGTGCTTGCCGGTCTTCCGTTTATGCAGCAGCAGCTTATCCCCTTCAGGCTCGTGACGGTTGAACCGGAGGATGCCGTCATCATTACCAAGGATACTATTATCGAATTCTCAGAGAAACCGGCATCCGGTTTTGACGGATTCCGCGAAATCAGTTATGAGGATGTCGGAGGCCTGAAAAATGAGCTGAAGAATGTCCGGGAGACTATCGAACTGCCCATGCGCCACCCGGAACTGTTCCGGAAACTCGGCATTGAACCCCCAAAAGGGGTGCTCCTGTACGGTCCTCCCGGCACGGGAAAAACCCTGATTGCACGGGCTGTTGCAAATGAGAGCGGGGCACATTTCATCTCAATCGCAGGTCCTGAAGTTCTTTCAAAATATTATGGTGAAACTGAACAGCGTCTCCGGGAGATCTTTGAAGAGGCTGAGTCCAATGCACCTTCTGTTATCTTCATCGACGAACTGGATTCAATTGCTCCACGTCGTGAGGATGTGACGGGTGAAGTTGAACGCCGGATGGTTGCTCAGCTCCTTACCATGATGGACGGTCTGGAGGAGCGGGGGCAGGTGCTCGTTATTGGAGCGACAAACCGTCTTGACGCTATTGACCCGGCACTTCGGCGGCCGGGAAGGTTTGATCGGGAAATTGAGATTGGTGTTCCCGATGAAACCGGACGCCTTGAGATCCTGAAAATTCATACGCATGGCATGCCCCTTGAAGGAGAAGTAACCAGGATTCTGATGGAGGAGGCTCTTGATGAAATTCCTGATGAATATCGTGAAGAGGCAGAGAAACGGTATGAACTTGCGGTTGAAGAGATTGAGAGTCAGCGGGCACGTCTGCTTCAGGATCTCTCTTCGCGTAGCAACGGATTTGTTGGTGCGGATCTGCAGTCGCTTGCAAGAGAGGCGGCAATGCGTGCACTCCGGCGGTATCTTCCGGAAATTGATCTGGAAAAGGATGAGATTTCTCCAGAGCTCCTGAAGAAGATGGAGGTGACCTCCCGTGACTTTGCTGATGCGCTCCGGGAAGTGAATCCCAGCGCAATGCGGGAAGTGCTTATTGAAGTGCCGCATGTGACCTGGGATGACATCGGAGGTGCGGAACGCGAGATTGAGGAGGTGCGTGAAGCGGTTGAATATCCACTGACCCGTCCGGAACGGTTCCTGAACTTAGGCATTGATCCCCCGAACGGAGTGCTCCTTTATGGGCCGCCCGGCACAGGAAAGACGCTCATCGCAAAGGCTGTGGCACATGAAAGCGGAGCAAATTTCATCCCGGTTCGTGGGCCGCAGCTGCTTTCCAAGTGGGTCGGTGAGAGTGAACGTGCGGTCCGGGAGATTTTCCGGAGGGCACGCCAGGTGGCTCCTTCGATTATATTTTTTGATGAACTGGATGCCATTGCACCTGCACGCTCCGGTCAGGACAGCCATGTGATTGAGAGTGTCGTCAATCAGATTCTGACAGAATTTGACGGGCTGGAGGATATGACAGGGGTTGTGGTGATGGGGGCGACCAACAGGCCGGATATCATCGACCCTGCCCTCATGCGTGCCGGCAGATTTGACCGTCTTGTCGCAGTCCATGAACCGGATGCAAAGGGGCGTCTGCAGATACTTTCCATCCATTCCCGGGGGATTCCTATCGAGAATTCATCGGTGGAGGTGTTGGTAAATGGAACCGCATCCTACGATGAAGGTGGTATTGAGGTGCTCTTCAGCACTGCTGTCGAAGCATACCGAAAGGAGACCGATACAAGGGTGTTGCTGACTGCAGATGAGATCCTTGCAACGGAAATTGCCGAGATCAATGTCAGTGATGAAATCCTTTCACCCGGAAGACGGCGACGTGCCGTTGCCCGCCTTATAGAAGAGCACAACATTAAACTAGAAGACCCGGAACGCGAAGCGCTTCTCCGCGAAATTGCAGGGAAGGCAGAGAATTATGTGGGTTCTGATTTAGACCTGCTCTGCCGTGAGGCTGCCATGTTTGCAATGCGGGATAATGCTGCGGCAGTGGGGATGCAGCACTTTGAGAAGGCACTTCTGAAGGTTCGCCCGATGATGAATGAGCGCGTGCGTGAACAGTACGACCGTATCCAGCAGTATTTCAAGGGTGGGCTTCCCCAGCAGATGCAGGTGCATCTGCCTGAATATCAATGATGAAACCTGATAACTGACCATTCGATGAAACGGAGTCTGAAACATCCGTTTCATCCTGTTTTTAAAAACAGAATGGTTATTCTTTGATGTATACAATAATACGCTGTAGATCATCTGAGGTTTTTGTGAATGCCAAACTGTACCACATTTCTTGATGTCAATGCCCGTCTGGGAGACAAACCGGCCCTCATCCACCCGGTTTCGGGGACCGAATACACATTTCGTGACCTCCTGAAACGGGTTTGCCGACTATCATCCTGTCTTATCGGCCGTGGAATTGTTGCGGGAGACCGGGTCGGGATTTACCTTCCCCCTTCACCTGAGTATCTCTTCTGGTATTTTGCAATCTGGCGGATGGGCGGTGTGGCAGTCCCGCTCAATAATGTCCTCCGGCCAGAGGAGGTCGCCTTATTGCTGGATGATTCCGGGGCGGCATGTATTGTGACTGATTTAAAAGGGAGTGCAGAGATTGAAACACACGTCCTTTCCGGCAGAATTTCAGCTGATGTGATCACAACAGGTATTCCATCGTTTGAGGAGGAATGTCTCTCTGTACCGTTCATTGCCCGGGCCCGTAACTGCAGGTCAGATGATCTCTGTCAGCTTCAGTATACATCAGGCACCACAGGAAAACAGAAGGGGGCGATGCTCACCCATGGAAACTGGATGGCAGCGATGGACAATGAACGTGAAGTACTCGGGTATTGCGAAGATGATGTATATCTGGGGATATATCCGATGGCCCATGTCGGGGTTTCCTGGGGTATTTCAGCGCTGCGTGCCGGTGCCACCTGGGTGATTATGGACCGTTTCTCTCTTGATGAGTATATTCGGCTCACTGAGTCATATCAGGCCACAGTCATAGCCGGTATGCCGCCTGTTATCCATTCTCTTCTTCGGACCCCTCCGGGAACAGAGGAGCGGATGCGGTCAGCACGGGAGATGATCAGCGGAGGGGGCCCCCTCCACCCCAGCATATGGAAGGAGTTTTTTTCACGGTTCGAAATACCGATTGTCAATGCATACGGCCTTTCCGAAACCATCGTTGTCGGTACAGGGACTGCTATCCGGCCGGAGGACTATGAGTATGCAGATGAATTCAGAAGTGTTGGCATGCCGATTGGATTTACTGAAGTGAAAATTGTCAATACAGATGACCCGTCGGTTGAGTGTGGAACCGGGGAGATAGGCGAAATTGCACTGCGGGGGCCTGCGGTTGCATCAGGATACTGGGGGATGGAAGAAGAGACACAGGCGGTTTTTCTTCCGGACGGGTGGTTTCTAACGGGAGATATCGGGTATCTATCAGAAGACGGGATGCTTGCTATCACAGACCGCAAGAAGGACATGATTGTGATGTCCGGGTGGAAAATATATCCGACTGAGGTGGAAAAGGTGCTTATTAACCATCCGGCGATAGACGATGTGGCAGTCTTCGGGGTGCCGGATATTCACCGTGGCGAGATCCCCTATGCAGCTGTGGCGCTTCTCCCCGGTGCATCTCTCACGCTGTCAGACCTGCAGGAATATGCCCGTGAGCATCTGGCCGGGTATAAAGTGCCGCGTGAGATGGTTATTGTTGATGAGCTTCCCCGGGTTGGAGGATGGAAACTGCTGCGTCGGGAACTTCGTGAAACATATGGCCCTGAATAAAAATGGCCTGAATAACATTCACATCTTCATAATTACAGGGAAATAGCCTGAAAAAGGCAGATTAACTTAAGGAATGATTTAAATAATTATGAATCTCTACATTTTCGCAAATGCCTGTGGATATTGAAGAGGTTGAAATCACTGGTCAGAAAAAGATATCAACAGGTATCATTGGTCTGGATTATCAACTGGGGGGGGGATTTCCGGCGGGTTCGATTATTGTCATTCAGGGATCCGCTATTTCGGGAATTGAAAAGATTGCCGAACAGTTCTGGAAAGCAGATGAAGAAACGACCGGCGGTGATGACAGCTGGTATCTGATCTCAGACAGCAGTCCGTCTGTTGGCATGACGCCGGTGACGCCGGATGAGATGGGGGATGCCCTGTCAGAGATGCCCGGAAAACGGTACGTGGTTGATTCACTTTCGAGTGTTATCCATAATGGGGGCGTTGATGCCGCAATTTCACTGATCAGGAATTATGGGGGAATGATTACCCAGGATGGGGGGACGATACTGTTTCTGCTATATGACAATGTCCACTCAGCGGAAGATGAGATTTCTGTCATACGGTATGCCGATGTCTATATTCACCTCATCGAAGAGCGTCATGGAAATGAGATTGAACGAAAAATGGAGATTGCAAAAATCAAAAATGCAAATGTGCCAAACCGACTTTTCCCGTACAATATCACGAATGAGGGAATTGATCTGTCAACAACAGCACGTGTAGTCTGAATGAAAATTTATGTGAGTTCTTCTCTGCACTGTCGTGCAGCAAGAACCAGATGTTCCAGTTTTTTATACGCCCCTTCACGGGAATGCATCCGCAGGCCGCAGTCAGGGTCCAGAAGCATATTTTCAGCGCCAAAGACTTCAATTCCTTTTGTGATGCGCTCTGCAATTACAGAAACACTCTCGACTTCTCTGTCTGCTGAGTCCACACATCCGAATCCGATCTTCTTTCCTTTCAGGTCTGAGCGGGAAAGGACATCCAGATTGTCCGGGTTGTTTGCGAATTCAAAGTCCAGTATATCAACCGGAAACCGGAGTATCTCATCGATACATCCCCTGATATTTCCGCAGACATGCATGCAGGACGGGACATTCAGTTTTCCGGTGATGATATTCACCGCATCGTGTGCGACCGTCAGATCAGCCGCACCGGTGGAAAGAATAGGTTCATCCAGCTGGAGAATGGCGACACCCGCATCTGCCAGATACCGTGCCTCCTGCGCCAGTGCGAGGGCCATGTCAGGGATCAGTTCGCTCCGGTCCCGGTAAACCGGTGTCCTGATCGCAAGCCCATGGGCAAGGGTCGTCGGTCCGGTGAGAATCCCCTTCACTGCAGGATGCCGTGAAAGGGCATATTTCACTCCGGGAAGCGTGATCGGCTTTCCTGCCGGATGAATCTGTCCGGTGACATCCTGCCCCTTTACACCCGGCAGGAAGTCTGCAATCAGTGCAATCATGTCCCTGCCGACCTGTCCGTCTGATATTATGTCAATTCCTGCGGAGATCTGGTCGGATACTGCTGTAGTGCGGGCTGGCTTGAGCGGATCGAAGAGGGCCCGGAGGCCTCCTGACCCGACTGCAGGATAACTCCCGACAACGGTGGTCGGGAGTATCAGTTCTGGCATCATGGGGTTACGCGGTGACGGTCACGTGGGAAGAGGACTGCTTCCCTGATATTGGGCAGGTCCAGCATTGTCATGATCAGGCGGTCCATGCCGAGACCCCAGCCTGCATGCGGAGGCATTCCATACCTGAATGGCTGAAGATAGAATGAAAAGCTCTCCGGTGAAAGGCCCTTTGCTGCAATCTGGGTGGTGAGGAGGTCATGTTCATGAATGCGCTGAGCTCCGCTTGAGAGTTCCATTCTCGGGTGCATCAGGTCAAATGCCTTACAGACTGAAGGGTTATCCTCATAGGGCATGGCATAATATGGTTTGATCTCTGTCGGCCAGTCGGTGATGAAGTAGTGTTCTCCCATCTCTTCTCCGATCGCCCGCTCGGCAGCGGTTGAGAGATCATCTCCATAACTGATGTCCTCTTCAATGGAGAGTGCGGCAATGTCAATTGCCTCGGCATAGGATATGCGGGGGAACGGAGTTTTTGGGATCGTAAACTCTTTCCCGAGAGCCTCCAGCGCCGGCCCGCATGACTCTGCGACTGATGTATATGCCCGGACAATCACCCGTTCCAG
This window harbors:
- the dapF gene encoding diaminopimelate epimerase; this translates as MEIPFVKLEGNGNDFVLIDEMDGPVIPDEMKGEFARLYCDRRFGIGADGVLFVSPSDSCDVRMRLFQPDTSEAEMCGNGIRCLAKYVYDSEYTGGECTVETQAGVMPVTMSYSDEGEFTATIDMGPAKFMSADIPAAGEGEFRMEYDGFTVYAANTGVPHAVVFVDDVEAVNVNEVAPGIRSNPVFPEGANVNFVQCDGEDSITIRTFERGVEEETYSCGTGSTAAAAVAHHLGKMPATVHVQTRGGPLTIVMNETITMEGPAVTVFEGIIPL
- the radB gene encoding DNA repair and recombination protein RadB, producing MVKLTKKSTGIPCLDNLIGGGLETCIIIQFYGEPAAGKSTAAMASAIATLRNGEDVIYIDTEGFSIDRFCQLAGDDAESLAERLILFEPADFTGQDHAIAECARLLADRANIGLIVLDSATALYRTENGPSGEAQKRLARELIMLLGYARRYDIPVIVTNQVFTDINTDRLRGLGGTNMHHISKIIVRFERNDTKRHAILEKHRSRPEGTKITFAIEEKGFREE
- the larC gene encoding nickel pincer cofactor biosynthesis protein LarC, which encodes MRVLCFDPFSGAAGDMVTSALLECGADRDAVTRAMASVVAPPTYIVVERCGIRALQIETHAGPASRTFHEVCDIVSDTDAPDSVKEMAVRVFTRIRDAEEEIHGAHTHFHEVGADDAIADVVGACTAFHSLSPDAVRTTAVAVGTGTIKSAHGIYPLPAPATLAILRKGHLLIRYTNEERELCTPTGAALLAEFMAAGTHEITTDTVHVTAVGYGAGTRNPSHMPNVLRASVCEPEPENERETREADTIDILETNVDDTTAEVIAYTLGRLMDAGARDASAIPLIMKKGRPGTLIRVICSHALAGNLIRILSEELGTLGVRCIPSVHRSIITRTMEPVEIVVGSETVSIPVKTGWIGTEPVSCKAEFEIARQAAEAAKVPLRDVTRRAEEKRWKELRGEDR
- a CDS encoding CDC48 family AAA ATPase gives rise to the protein MLLNVESAYPEDRGLGRCRLDPATMNALRLVPGDLVWLTGSRRTVAKVWRMLADDWDQGKVKIDNFTRSNAGVSSGDKIEVEKVETETDASRVILAPPEDLSNQPPINFNQAMLRLLGYPVAKGDTVPVLAGLPFMQQQLIPFRLVTVEPEDAVIITKDTIIEFSEKPASGFDGFREISYEDVGGLKNELKNVRETIELPMRHPELFRKLGIEPPKGVLLYGPPGTGKTLIARAVANESGAHFISIAGPEVLSKYYGETEQRLREIFEEAESNAPSVIFIDELDSIAPRREDVTGEVERRMVAQLLTMMDGLEERGQVLVIGATNRLDAIDPALRRPGRFDREIEIGVPDETGRLEILKIHTHGMPLEGEVTRILMEEALDEIPDEYREEAEKRYELAVEEIESQRARLLQDLSSRSNGFVGADLQSLAREAAMRALRRYLPEIDLEKDEISPELLKKMEVTSRDFADALREVNPSAMREVLIEVPHVTWDDIGGAEREIEEVREAVEYPLTRPERFLNLGIDPPNGVLLYGPPGTGKTLIAKAVAHESGANFIPVRGPQLLSKWVGESERAVREIFRRARQVAPSIIFFDELDAIAPARSGQDSHVIESVVNQILTEFDGLEDMTGVVVMGATNRPDIIDPALMRAGRFDRLVAVHEPDAKGRLQILSIHSRGIPIENSSVEVLVNGTASYDEGGIEVLFSTAVEAYRKETDTRVLLTADEILATEIAEINVSDEILSPGRRRRAVARLIEEHNIKLEDPEREALLREIAGKAENYVGSDLDLLCREAAMFAMRDNAAAVGMQHFEKALLKVRPMMNERVREQYDRIQQYFKGGLPQQMQVHLPEYQ
- a CDS encoding AMP-binding protein; the protein is MPNCTTFLDVNARLGDKPALIHPVSGTEYTFRDLLKRVCRLSSCLIGRGIVAGDRVGIYLPPSPEYLFWYFAIWRMGGVAVPLNNVLRPEEVALLLDDSGAACIVTDLKGSAEIETHVLSGRISADVITTGIPSFEEECLSVPFIARARNCRSDDLCQLQYTSGTTGKQKGAMLTHGNWMAAMDNEREVLGYCEDDVYLGIYPMAHVGVSWGISALRAGATWVIMDRFSLDEYIRLTESYQATVIAGMPPVIHSLLRTPPGTEERMRSAREMISGGGPLHPSIWKEFFSRFEIPIVNAYGLSETIVVGTGTAIRPEDYEYADEFRSVGMPIGFTEVKIVNTDDPSVECGTGEIGEIALRGPAVASGYWGMEEETQAVFLPDGWFLTGDIGYLSEDGMLAITDRKKDMIVMSGWKIYPTEVEKVLINHPAIDDVAVFGVPDIHRGEIPYAAVALLPGASLTLSDLQEYAREHLAGYKVPREMVIVDELPRVGGWKLLRRELRETYGPE
- a CDS encoding ATPase domain-containing protein, translating into MDIEEVEITGQKKISTGIIGLDYQLGGGFPAGSIIVIQGSAISGIEKIAEQFWKADEETTGGDDSWYLISDSSPSVGMTPVTPDEMGDALSEMPGKRYVVDSLSSVIHNGGVDAAISLIRNYGGMITQDGGTILFLLYDNVHSAEDEISVIRYADVYIHLIEERHGNEIERKMEIAKIKNANVPNRLFPYNITNEGIDLSTTARVV
- a CDS encoding methionine synthase, with the protein product MMPELILPTTVVGSYPAVGSGGLRALFDPLKPARTTAVSDQISAGIDIISDGQVGRDMIALIADFLPGVKGQDVTGQIHPAGKPITLPGVKYALSRHPAVKGILTGPTTLAHGLAIRTPVYRDRSELIPDMALALAQEARYLADAGVAILQLDEPILSTGAADLTVAHDAVNIITGKLNVPSCMHVCGNIRGCIDEILRFPVDILDFEFANNPDNLDVLSRSDLKGKKIGFGCVDSADREVESVSVIAERITKGIEVFGAENMLLDPDCGLRMHSREGAYKKLEHLVLAARQCREELT